CTTACCCAAGTGATAGCTAGCCGGAAAGCCCTTGGGTGGGTAGCTGTTTTGAGAAACGGCTCATCGCACCCGCCGCGCCGAGGACGTCGCGGCCCACCACTACCAGGAAACTTCTACTTTCAGGCTCCTCGAGGGCTGAGAAATTCGTCCAATAAGACGCTCTGGATGGCGAGATAGATCTCGTAGCGAAGGAGCGCCATTTGTTGATTTCCGGAGGCCTCCGCGTAGCGGCTGTCAGCGCGAATCGCTTCCAGTTGGTGAATTTCGTTGAGCGCCAGACGGGCTCGATTGAGGGTTTGATACCACGCCTCCGCGTTCTCTGCTGTGGATTTGATTCGGTAAACGGCCTCCGTTCCCTTTCCGACCCGCTTTTCTGCCTGCCGAAGATCTTTCAAGACGGTTTCGAGGTCTTGGTGGAAGGCGCTTTCAAGATCCGAGTGGGTCAACTCCCGCCACTCCTTGCGCTCTTTTTCCGAGAGCTCTCCTGGGTCTTGGTAGAGGCGATTTCGGACCAAGTCCTCCTCCCAAAGACCATCGCTCCCCACCAGCGCCATGAGAAGAGCCAATTCGAACGAAGAGACCCCTTCGAGGATCCATTTGTCTCTGCGCGTTCGCCGAAATTTCATTCCTCCGACTGCTCTAAGGTCGCTTTCAACTGATGTTGATGCAGTTGATGGACATAGAACTCGGCTTGCTCCCTCTCGCCAACCCACACCACCGAGCTTCCCTCGTGATGCACCTCCAGCATGTGTCGTTGTGCCCGGGCTTCATCGTATCCGAATACGCGTCGGATTACCAAGGTGACGTAGCCCATGAGGTTGACCGGGTCGTCGTGAATGACCACTTCCCAGGGCGGGTCTTGCTGTGAGGCGATCTCTGGCTTCTCCTGAAGCTGGACCTCCCCCATCATGGAGGGAGGGCTCAAGGCAGGCTTCCTTCCGCGCTCCCCCATTGGGAGTCTTGGTTGACCAAAGAATTTTGGATGGCCGCCTGCAGGAACTCTCCGTGGGCCAAAAACTTGGTCCACGGGCGGTCGACTCCCAACGCCTGATGGGCCAAGTCCCACTCCGCCCAAGCGTAACCCAGGAGAGCTTGGCGGAGGGCGATGTTGAGGACGGCAGCGCGAGCCGCGAAAAAGATGGGAAGGTGACCCGCTAAGGTCCCCGCTTCGGCCTCGCGCGTGAAACGACGAAGCACCCGGCACTCCCGGGCATCTGGCAGTCCCCCCACCATCCGCTGGCGAAGTTCGATGCTGACCGATCGCTGCCTGCTCGAGAGGGCCTCATGCAGGCGGGCGTCCGCAGCCAAGACGTCTTCCGAACGATAAGCGATGACCCCGTCATAAGCCTCCCGGAAAATTGGTGCGATCAAGCCGGCAAAATCATGATCCAACCAACGCCGCCACTGCTCGGGCAACGCCGTCGCGTCCTTTGGCCGGAAGGTGCCCGTGAGTCCACGACCGTGGCGACGCATCTCAGCAAAGGCGAGCGACTTCTTGAGAGCACGGCTGTCTCCATGGGAGCTTTCCAAGGGCACTTCAGGAGGAGAATTCATGATTTCCAAGAAGTATCCCGAGATTTGCTGACTTGTTCAAGCACGGCTTCTTGTCGCCGATGCATTTCTTGCCGAGCCGGCTCCTCCAAGTCCTCATAGCCATAGAGATGAAAGAGCCCGTGGATGCCGTAAAGAAGAGTCTCTTGGTAGGTGCTGGTCCCTTCCTCCTGCCCCACTCGCCAGGCGGTATCCTGGCTGATCACGATCTCTCCGTGGTGAAAGGTAATGACATCGGTCGGGCCCTCGATTCCCATAAATTGAAGGTGCAGGTCGGCCATTTCCTCATCCGATACGATGGCCACGCTGATCGATCCCAATTCTTGGAGGATATTTTTGCCCCCAGGCGCGTGTTGCAAAACCAGCCCCAGGGCCTCCTCCAAATCGGCCGAGAGTCGCGCGACCTCATACCCCACCTCCACGCCTTGAGAAATGATGACTTCCACCTCCATGGCGAATTCCGGAAGGACTTCAGGCGGCGGAGCGGGACGTCTCCTTGGTCGCCCGCTGGGTGACCGCCCCGGCCTTCGGCTCCGTGGATTTCGCCTCCCCGGGCTCCTTGGGGTAAGGCACTCGATGATGGAGCATGCTTCGCAAATTGGAGGAAAAGGACTCTTTCAGCAGCTTCAGCTCCGCCATGGTAAGAGGGGCGTCGTCGAGCTGCCCGTCTGCGATCCGACCTTGGAAGATGTCATCGATGAGCTGGCGAATGCGAGAAGGGCTCGGCTTGCCCAGCGATCGCGAAGCACTCTCCACCGCATCCGCTAAACTGATGATGGCCGTCTCTTTGCTCTTAGGTCGGGGACCGGGATAGCGAAAATTGGACTCTTCAATGCGAGGGACATCGTCTTCGCTGATCTCCCCTTTTTCCGCCTTGGCATGCGCCTCCTCCTGCTGCTTGCGCGCCCGCTGGTAAAAGTAACCCACGAGCGAATCACCGTGATGCTCGCGAATGGCATCCATGATCTGCGGATTGAGCTTGTTTCGGATAGCCAGGTCCACCCCCTCCTTTACGTGGGCGATGATAATGAGCGAACTCATGGTGGGGGTGAGTTCGTCATGGGGATTGACCCCATCTCCTTGGTTTTCAATGAAGTAGAGCGGCTTTTGCAGCTTGCCAATATCATGGAAATAGCTACACACGCGGCACTCAATCGGGTTGGCCCCGATCTTCTCTGCCGCGGCTTCGGCCAACTGCGCCACCACCAGGCTGTGGTGGTAAGTGCCCGGTGCCTCGATCGTGAGCCGTCGCAAGAGCGGATGATTCAGATCCGCCATCTCGATCCAAGACATATCGGTCGTCAGTTGGAAGAGACCCTCAAAAATTGGCAACAAGCCTCCCACTAAAGTCGCTGTCACCAGGCCCACCAAGAGCGCTGCCAGAATTTGGTAGAGCGTTTGGTCAAGCGGCTGGCCCGCGAAGGTGATTTGTCCGAGGGCCAAGGCCAGGATGAGGTTGGTGACTCCCACGTAGATGCCGGCCTGCACGAGGCGACGTCGATGGCGAGCCCGCCGCATCACGTAGATGGCGACCGCTCCGCCGATCAGCGAGCTGACCACAAACTCAAAGCGCAAATCCGTCTTGACCAAAAGCGCCGTCAAAAGGCTGGCCACCGTCACCGCAAACATCCCAAACCGCCTCCCCAAGAGCACCCGCAAGAGCATGGGAGCAAAAGCGGCCGGCACTAAGATGAAGAGCAGTCCTTGCCCGCCTTCCAAGGCATTCACGAGCAGCTCCAAGCCCTTGACGAAAAAGAGCTGCATCAAGATCACCCCGTAGGCGAGAGCGATGCGGCCATTGCGCTCGATCTCCTCCGGATGCCCCACGTAAAAGTAGACCAGACTGGCCGCGAAGATCACCAGCGTCATGAG
This is a stretch of genomic DNA from Verrucomicrobiota bacterium. It encodes these proteins:
- a CDS encoding DUF2017 family protein; translated protein: MKFRRTRRDKWILEGVSSFELALLMALVGSDGLWEEDLVRNRLYQDPGELSEKERKEWRELTHSDLESAFHQDLETVLKDLRQAEKRVGKGTEAVYRIKSTAENAEAWYQTLNRARLALNEIHQLEAIRADSRYAEASGNQQMALLRYEIYLAIQSVLLDEFLSPRGA
- the clpS gene encoding ATP-dependent Clp protease adapter ClpS — protein: MSPPSMMGEVQLQEKPEIASQQDPPWEVVIHDDPVNLMGYVTLVIRRVFGYDEARAQRHMLEVHHEGSSVVWVGEREQAEFYVHQLHQHQLKATLEQSEE
- a CDS encoding urease accessory UreF family protein, giving the protein MNSPPEVPLESSHGDSRALKKSLAFAEMRRHGRGLTGTFRPKDATALPEQWRRWLDHDFAGLIAPIFREAYDGVIAYRSEDVLAADARLHEALSSRQRSVSIELRQRMVGGLPDARECRVLRRFTREAEAGTLAGHLPIFFAARAAVLNIALRQALLGYAWAEWDLAHQALGVDRPWTKFLAHGEFLQAAIQNSLVNQDSQWGSAEGSLP
- the ybeY gene encoding rRNA maturation RNase YbeY yields the protein MEVEVIISQGVEVGYEVARLSADLEEALGLVLQHAPGGKNILQELGSISVAIVSDEEMADLHLQFMGIEGPTDVITFHHGEIVISQDTAWRVGQEEGTSTYQETLLYGIHGLFHLYGYEDLEEPARQEMHRRQEAVLEQVSKSRDTSWKS
- a CDS encoding HDIG domain-containing metalloprotein, whose product is MGFFEFLYRWRLQQKGHASGRKRLQERDTPLLDWFEEGRTSRWLICLAFLGIVSGMLLAPGPGGFGWTYEGIQRVLMTLVIFAASLVYFYVGHPEEIERNGRIALAYGVILMQLFFVKGLELLVNALEGGQGLLFILVPAAFAPMLLRVLLGRRFGMFAVTVASLLTALLVKTDLRFEFVVSSLIGGAVAIYVMRRARHRRRLVQAGIYVGVTNLILALALGQITFAGQPLDQTLYQILAALLVGLVTATLVGGLLPIFEGLFQLTTDMSWIEMADLNHPLLRRLTIEAPGTYHHSLVVAQLAEAAAEKIGANPIECRVCSYFHDIGKLQKPLYFIENQGDGVNPHDELTPTMSSLIIIAHVKEGVDLAIRNKLNPQIMDAIREHHGDSLVGYFYQRARKQQEEAHAKAEKGEISEDDVPRIEESNFRYPGPRPKSKETAIISLADAVESASRSLGKPSPSRIRQLIDDIFQGRIADGQLDDAPLTMAELKLLKESFSSNLRSMLHHRVPYPKEPGEAKSTEPKAGAVTQRATKETSRSAA